A stretch of the Filimonas lacunae genome encodes the following:
- a CDS encoding RagB/SusD family nutrient uptake outer membrane protein: protein MQYLHQNISRKAIAVCAAIALLAASCKKFSDIPSSPDTISPAQVFADSADATAAITGIYIGMIGQSSSSLSIGNEASGTFAGMVADEYDAVSYITAYKEFAANSITVTNVYNQNYLWTPAYKFIYQANAVIEGVNASTGINDALKNRLIGEAKFLRAWFHFTMMNLYGGVPLCLVTDYRVTALLPRADTAAINQQVVADLEDAYQRLQTDPLPLTKYRVNKYAVKAFLARVYLYRKQWAQAEAAATEVIGGNYGLVTNLDSTFLINSREAIWQVPSTIKGDETAQGNAYVPLSALSAPTFFVTTWMNNAFETGDKRKSQWLKSNTVGGVTYTYPYKFKLVRNSAVTVANPHEAHTPLRLAELYLVRAEARAHEGNYTDAEKDVNSIRSRAGLGNVSISSLETAATVIMQERRVELFGEWGHRYFDLKRTGTIDAVLGAEKTGWKSSYALFPIPYNELQGNPNLTPNP, encoded by the coding sequence ATGCAGTATTTACATCAAAATATAAGCCGTAAAGCCATTGCTGTTTGTGCAGCAATTGCGCTGCTGGCTGCTTCATGTAAGAAGTTTTCTGATATTCCTTCCTCACCGGATACTATCAGCCCTGCGCAGGTTTTTGCAGATAGTGCAGATGCTACTGCAGCCATTACAGGTATTTATATCGGTATGATAGGGCAGTCCAGCAGCTCGCTAAGCATAGGTAATGAGGCTTCAGGCACTTTTGCGGGTATGGTGGCCGATGAGTATGATGCGGTATCTTATATCACTGCCTACAAGGAGTTTGCAGCTAATAGCATTACTGTTACGAATGTGTACAATCAAAATTATTTGTGGACGCCGGCCTATAAGTTTATTTACCAGGCCAATGCGGTGATAGAAGGGGTGAATGCCAGCACAGGTATCAATGATGCGCTGAAGAACAGGCTTATTGGAGAAGCGAAGTTTTTACGTGCCTGGTTTCATTTTACGATGATGAACCTATATGGCGGTGTGCCGCTTTGCCTGGTTACCGATTACCGGGTTACTGCATTACTGCCCAGGGCCGATACCGCTGCTATCAATCAGCAGGTGGTAGCCGACCTGGAAGATGCTTACCAGCGTTTGCAAACAGATCCGCTACCGCTTACTAAATACAGGGTGAATAAATATGCTGTAAAGGCTTTCCTGGCAAGGGTGTATTTATACCGTAAGCAATGGGCGCAGGCGGAAGCTGCGGCTACAGAGGTGATAGGTGGTAATTATGGACTGGTTACTAACCTGGACAGTACTTTTCTGATAAACAGCCGCGAAGCCATCTGGCAGGTGCCTTCTACCATTAAAGGGGATGAAACTGCGCAGGGCAATGCATATGTGCCACTTTCTGCTTTATCAGCGCCTACATTTTTTGTAACTACCTGGATGAACAATGCTTTTGAAACAGGTGATAAGCGTAAGAGTCAGTGGCTGAAATCTAACACGGTAGGTGGTGTTACCTACACTTATCCTTATAAATTTAAACTGGTGCGTAACTCAGCAGTTACAGTGGCTAACCCACATGAAGCGCATACGCCGCTGCGTTTGGCAGAGCTGTACCTGGTAAGGGCAGAGGCCAGGGCGCATGAGGGTAACTATACGGATGCAGAAAAGGATGTTAACAGCATTCGCAGTCGTGCAGGCCTGGGCAATGTTTCTATCTCTTCGCTGGAAACAGCTGCAACTGTAATTATGCAGGAGCGTAGGGTTGAGTTGTTTGGCGAGTGGGGCCATCGTTATTTTGACTTGAAGCGTACCGGTACAATAGATGCCGTGCTGGGGGCAGAAAAAACAGGCTGGAAATCCTCCTATGCTTTGTTTCCAATACCCTATAATGAATTACAGGGTAATCCTAATTTAACTCCTAATCCCTAA
- a CDS encoding SusC/RagA family TonB-linked outer membrane protein — translation MRITAILLLVASLHVCAKGITQKVSFTGKDVSVEQVFAAIEKQTGYVVFFDYASLGQVKKVSVAVKDVSITELLRACFKDDRLEYTIQGKTILISRKEKSAAVIEEYTPPPPTDIKGVVYDSAGNPLVGATVMIKGAKAAVQSDARGAFILRNASEDVLLVVSFTGYETKVVSPWKDRGREMIVILKSSTNPLDETIVQAYGTTTKRFNVGSISKVSKEDIQSQPVFNPLSALEGRVPGLLVTTQSGLSGSAVKLQIRGQNTVGSTPGSKPLDNPFIIIDGVPFAPQNNSFNFLQNAADANSVPGLSPLANINPADIESIEVLKDADATAIYGARGANGVILITTRKAAAGKPSLTGNIATGFSRLSRTMPLMNTAQYLQMRKQAFINDNQTPGLNVGSNYAPDLLVFDSAKNTDFLHDLYGETAGSLNASLFLSGGSSSNTFSMGVGYGREGTNFPGSFINDRMSFNATIHHQSTDRRFTVDLTSGYSYNRNNLPGGPGISSAFTLPPNFPDLLNADGSLAWVFKGITSNNISTSFQNPYAYLYQTANVGSQNLLLNLTLNYRILSGLTFKTALGYSLFTGTEYRKFPLMSQSPYAFGRDAVASKNNSSSYTWNIEPQLNYNRKIGNGKLDVLAGMTFQKMTSNRTTLVGTGFINDLLLNSIKSAGVITLDEAYNPYKYSAAFGRINYVYNTRYIVNLTGRMDGSSRFIKNRRNAKFGAVGAGWIFSEEAFVKKALPVLSFGKLRGSFGITGDDNVNNYQYYSNWKIISANNIYNGSLGYAPQNPDNPDYSWSTTKKLEAGLDAGLWGDKILLGITWYRNRTSDQLVQYKLPSQTGFTTVTTNFQAVIQNSGWEFTVGASPVKNKNFNWKTALNVTVPSNKLVAFPGLAASNYANMYVLGKSTSTIQGYSYAGINDTTGLYQFNTKGGSKTSSPSALNGDNRFILGNLDTRYFGGFRNTFTYKKFQVDMFLEFRKQMGPNFIYSLGYTPGTMVNMPVEVMNNWTKQGDKATYQKFSQLAFGASVTANTTQTYAKLSDFAYSDASYIRFKTLGISYSLDGGFLKKVKMSSCRVYVNAQNLFVITGYKGHDPETQNYYGIPPLKSISTGLQFNF, via the coding sequence ATGAGGATAACAGCTATTTTATTACTCGTGGCCTCTTTACATGTGTGCGCTAAAGGCATTACCCAAAAGGTAAGCTTTACCGGCAAAGATGTATCGGTAGAACAGGTGTTTGCTGCTATTGAGAAGCAAACCGGCTATGTAGTGTTTTTTGATTATGCCAGCCTGGGGCAGGTGAAGAAAGTGAGTGTGGCGGTAAAGGATGTGAGCATAACAGAACTGCTGCGTGCCTGTTTTAAAGATGACCGTTTAGAGTATACCATCCAGGGTAAAACGATATTAATAAGCCGGAAAGAGAAGTCTGCTGCGGTGATAGAGGAATATACCCCGCCTCCGCCTACGGATATTAAAGGGGTGGTGTACGACTCTGCCGGCAACCCGCTGGTAGGTGCCACCGTGATGATTAAAGGAGCTAAAGCGGCTGTGCAGTCGGATGCCCGGGGTGCGTTTATATTGAGGAATGCGAGTGAAGATGTGTTACTGGTGGTATCTTTTACGGGGTATGAAACAAAAGTGGTTTCGCCCTGGAAAGACCGTGGCAGGGAAATGATCGTGATTTTAAAAAGCAGTACTAACCCGCTGGATGAAACGATAGTGCAGGCGTACGGTACTACTACCAAGCGTTTTAATGTGGGTTCTATTTCTAAAGTAAGTAAAGAAGATATTCAATCGCAACCTGTGTTTAACCCGCTTTCTGCACTGGAAGGCCGTGTGCCTGGTTTGTTGGTTACCACGCAAAGCGGGTTGTCGGGATCGGCTGTTAAACTACAGATAAGAGGCCAGAATACCGTTGGTTCTACACCTGGTAGCAAGCCGCTGGATAATCCTTTTATCATTATTGATGGAGTGCCTTTTGCACCGCAGAATAATTCATTTAACTTTTTACAAAATGCTGCTGATGCTAACAGTGTGCCAGGCTTAAGTCCGCTGGCGAATATTAACCCGGCGGATATTGAAAGTATAGAGGTGCTGAAAGATGCAGATGCTACGGCTATATATGGTGCCAGGGGCGCTAACGGTGTGATTTTGATCACTACCCGCAAAGCGGCCGCGGGTAAACCTTCTTTAACGGGCAATATTGCAACGGGGTTTAGCCGGTTAAGCCGCACCATGCCTTTGATGAATACTGCACAATATTTACAAATGCGTAAGCAGGCTTTTATCAATGATAACCAAACGCCGGGCCTGAATGTTGGCAGTAACTATGCACCGGACCTGCTGGTGTTTGACTCTGCAAAGAACACTGATTTTTTACATGATTTATATGGGGAAACTGCCGGTTCGCTGAATGCCAGCCTGTTTTTATCTGGAGGCTCTTCCTCCAACACTTTTTCAATGGGGGTTGGTTATGGCAGGGAAGGTACTAATTTTCCCGGCAGTTTTATTAACGACCGTATGTCGTTTAACGCCACTATTCATCATCAGTCTACAGACAGGCGTTTTACGGTAGATCTTACTTCGGGCTACTCTTATAACCGTAATAATTTACCTGGCGGACCCGGTATTTCCTCTGCGTTTACCTTGCCGCCTAACTTTCCTGATCTGCTGAATGCAGACGGGTCGCTGGCATGGGTGTTTAAGGGTATTACTTCTAATAACATTTCCACCAGTTTTCAAAACCCTTATGCCTATCTGTATCAAACGGCTAATGTGGGTTCGCAAAACCTGTTGCTGAACCTGACTTTGAATTACCGTATTCTGTCAGGGCTTACTTTTAAAACAGCCTTAGGGTATAGTTTGTTTACGGGAACTGAGTACCGGAAATTTCCTTTGATGTCGCAAAGTCCTTACGCTTTTGGCCGTGACGCTGTTGCTTCCAAAAACAACAGCAGCAGTTATACCTGGAATATAGAGCCGCAACTGAATTATAACCGTAAAATAGGGAATGGTAAGCTGGATGTGCTGGCAGGTATGACTTTCCAGAAAATGACCAGTAACAGAACCACGCTGGTAGGTACTGGTTTTATTAACGACCTGTTGTTAAATTCTATTAAGTCGGCCGGTGTTATTACATTGGATGAAGCATATAATCCTTATAAGTATAGTGCTGCTTTCGGCCGCATTAACTATGTATATAATACCCGTTATATTGTAAACCTTACGGGCAGGATGGATGGCAGCAGCAGGTTTATTAAAAACAGACGTAACGCGAAGTTTGGCGCTGTAGGGGCGGGATGGATATTCTCGGAGGAAGCTTTTGTGAAAAAGGCATTGCCTGTGCTGAGCTTTGGTAAACTGCGTGGCAGTTTTGGTATTACGGGTGATGATAACGTAAATAATTACCAATATTATTCTAACTGGAAAATCATCAGTGCCAACAACATATATAACGGCAGCCTGGGCTATGCGCCGCAAAACCCAGATAATCCTGACTACAGCTGGAGCACAACAAAGAAGCTGGAAGCAGGACTGGATGCTGGTTTGTGGGGTGATAAAATTTTATTGGGTATTACCTGGTATCGTAACCGCACCAGTGATCAGCTGGTACAATATAAGTTGCCATCACAAACGGGTTTTACTACGGTAACTACTAATTTTCAGGCCGTGATACAGAACAGCGGATGGGAGTTTACGGTGGGTGCTTCGCCGGTTAAGAATAAAAATTTCAACTGGAAAACCGCTTTGAATGTAACTGTTCCGAGCAATAAGCTGGTAGCATTTCCGGGACTGGCTGCTTCTAATTATGCGAACATGTACGTGTTGGGCAAATCTACCAGCACTATACAGGGGTACAGCTATGCGGGTATCAATGATACTACCGGTTTGTATCAATTCAATACCAAAGGCGGTAGCAAAACATCTTCGCCCAGCGCGTTGAATGGTGATAACCGGTTTATATTGGGCAACCTGGATACCCGTTATTTTGGTGGTTTCCGCAACACGTTTACCTATAAGAAATTTCAGGTGGATATGTTCCTGGAGTTCAGAAAGCAGATGGGACCCAACTTTATTTATTCGTTAGGTTATACACCGGGTACTATGGTGAATATGCCTGTAGAAGTGATGAATAACTGGACAAAGCAAGGGGATAAAGCCACTTACCAGAAATTCAGCCAGTTGGCATTTGGGGCTTCGGTTACTGCCAATACTACGCAAACGTATGCAAAGCTGTCTGATTTTGCCTACAGTGATGCTTCTTATATCCGTTTTAAAACTTTAGGTATCAGCTATAGTTTAGATGGGGGCTTTTTGAAGAAGGTAAAAATGAGCAGTTGCCGTGTATATGTAAATGCGCAAAACCTGTTTGTAATAACAGGGTATAAGGGGCATGATCCTGAAACGCAGAACTACTATGGTATTCCTCCGTTAAAATCAATTTCTACCGGGTTACAATTCAACTTTTAA
- a CDS encoding TlpA disulfide reductase family protein has protein sequence MITSVRTIRLLAGGILTLACLNAAAQQPQQQQPQEPPVFSWTVPVVNQGDTFRAVYRPRVPASNVKGYIYFFKNFTWQGVDLPMTKTDTAWVGAKLVPEGASLLCCRFYTGDSIDRGNKWPYVVLIHDNSGQLAPGAYSEYALMRRPQADAMMLDIVSPESLFEARFAVGLYLGKEWANVQVRRHLFYEIATTFAAFFTPEKTDSILRAGASEIMELPDVSEKEMLTVKRVYQSVLHNRPSSDSVLKIILSKYPTGLAAREEEINKIALNMNAEEHLQKWYSFLQTYPDNTYPFADYSNPVWGNSYFANNFNFEGITLFRKKDLEGLKKMADQAPMNLLAYLYLHYVEFPFHQTEPPITEAQAYDIGKAYMKNMLSRLYNTDAAVSGRGIYAASEWPAVYMNQQRLVFTNYAKLLYEAGDYAEAGTFYPMLHESIGYSSTPFNDLYVKLLMHDKKEQEAVAYVKAAVYANEFTGDMMKVLKADYGKNKGDEKAFPAYVVAMKSKEGTEREHANIRKAMMKAAAPALSLKDTKGATVTLEAQKGKIVVLDFWATWCYPCKAAMPGMQLAVERYKNDKDVAFYFIATLEQSPRYKRMIDSFITAKKYDFRVLYDNKNDSTQQLDQAYQDFKKVLHFNGIPEKVIIDQNGVIRWWSSAGNDNHIALAEEISYVVELLKKEGETKQSASLSANKQ, from the coding sequence ATGATCACATCTGTACGTACCATCCGCCTGCTGGCGGGTGGTATATTAACACTCGCATGCCTTAATGCAGCGGCACAGCAGCCGCAGCAACAGCAACCGCAGGAGCCGCCTGTGTTTTCGTGGACTGTTCCTGTAGTGAACCAGGGCGATACCTTTCGTGCTGTGTACAGGCCCCGCGTTCCTGCCTCTAACGTGAAAGGGTATATTTATTTCTTTAAAAATTTTACCTGGCAGGGAGTTGACCTGCCCATGACTAAAACTGATACGGCGTGGGTGGGTGCTAAGCTGGTACCCGAAGGGGCTTCTTTGTTGTGCTGTCGCTTTTATACGGGGGATAGTATTGACAGAGGGAATAAATGGCCTTATGTTGTTTTAATTCACGACAACAGCGGGCAGTTAGCCCCGGGTGCTTATTCGGAGTATGCGCTGATGCGCCGCCCGCAGGCTGATGCCATGATGTTAGATATTGTTAGCCCGGAGTCGTTATTTGAGGCCCGGTTTGCTGTGGGTTTATACCTTGGTAAAGAGTGGGCAAACGTACAGGTAAGAAGGCATTTGTTTTATGAAATAGCTACCACGTTTGCTGCTTTTTTTACACCGGAGAAAACGGATTCTATCTTGCGTGCAGGGGCGTCTGAAATTATGGAGCTGCCGGATGTAAGTGAAAAGGAAATGTTAACTGTAAAGAGGGTGTATCAGAGTGTATTGCATAACAGACCTTCGTCTGATTCTGTATTGAAAATAATACTGTCTAAGTATCCCACTGGTTTGGCGGCCAGGGAGGAAGAGATTAATAAGATAGCCCTGAACATGAACGCGGAAGAGCATTTGCAAAAATGGTACAGCTTTTTGCAAACGTATCCTGATAATACCTATCCTTTTGCTGATTATAGTAATCCTGTTTGGGGTAACAGTTATTTTGCCAACAACTTTAATTTTGAAGGCATTACTTTATTCCGGAAGAAAGATCTGGAAGGTTTGAAAAAAATGGCCGACCAGGCCCCGATGAATTTATTGGCCTACCTGTACCTGCATTATGTAGAATTTCCATTTCATCAGACAGAGCCACCTATTACTGAGGCACAGGCGTATGACATAGGTAAAGCATATATGAAAAATATGCTCTCTAGATTATATAACACGGATGCGGCTGTTTCGGGCCGTGGCATTTATGCTGCTTCTGAATGGCCTGCTGTTTATATGAACCAGCAACGGCTGGTATTTACTAACTATGCCAAACTGTTATACGAAGCGGGTGATTATGCCGAAGCGGGTACGTTTTATCCTATGCTGCACGAGAGTATTGGTTATAGCAGCACTCCGTTTAACGATTTGTATGTGAAACTGTTAATGCACGATAAAAAAGAGCAGGAAGCGGTGGCCTATGTAAAGGCGGCAGTGTATGCCAACGAGTTTACAGGTGATATGATGAAAGTGCTGAAAGCTGATTACGGGAAAAACAAGGGTGATGAAAAAGCATTTCCTGCTTATGTGGTGGCTATGAAGTCGAAAGAAGGTACGGAAAGGGAACATGCTAATATACGCAAAGCCATGATGAAGGCGGCAGCGCCTGCGCTGAGCCTGAAAGATACCAAAGGGGCCACTGTAACGCTGGAAGCACAGAAGGGTAAGATAGTGGTGCTGGATTTCTGGGCTACCTGGTGCTATCCTTGTAAAGCAGCGATGCCGGGCATGCAGCTGGCGGTTGAGCGATATAAGAACGATAAGGATGTAGCGTTTTACTTTATTGCCACCCTGGAGCAAAGCCCGCGTTATAAGCGTATGATCGATTCTTTTATCACCGCTAAGAAGTACGATTTCAGAGTGTTGTATGATAACAAAAACGACAGCACACAACAGCTGGATCAGGCTTACCAGGACTTTAAAAAGGTACTGCATTTTAATGGCATTCCTGAAAAAGTGATTATAGATCAGAACGGTGTTATCCGTTGGTGGAGCAGTGCTGGTAACGATAACCATATTGCACTGGCGGAAGAGATCAGTTATGTGGTGGAACTATTGAAGAAAGAAGGAGAGACAAAACAGTCGGCTTCATTGAGTGCAAATAAACAATAA
- a CDS encoding M16 family metallopeptidase, whose product MNVIHWLSRPALLFTAGYTLAALGAQAQKGHKALPLDTAVRTGKLPNGFTYYIRHNEEPKKRVTLYLVNKAGAILETEEQRGLAHFIEHMSFNGTTHFPKNELVNYLQKSGVRFGADLNAYTSYDETVYQLPLPTDNKELLDNGLTIMREWAQEATLDAAEIDKERGVILEEKRLKKGAQDRMMQQFFPVIMNHSRYADRMPIGIDTVLKFSKPETLREFYHDWYRPDLQALIVVGDIDVNEMEQVIKARFSTLVNPKKEKKRVKYTIPLTGKNQFLVVTDPEMPSTSIEIVSKFEQKPVVTEADYRNSIVEMLFNMMLSQRYSELGKQANPPFLKGGAGLQGFLGGLQIFGASAGVASGGLETGVKAVWRELERAKRLGFTQAELDRAKQDYLSKMAAAWKEKNKTGSDVYVKQYMQYFLAGTAVPGLDKEYQLVNAIVPGIAVADINAVLKTYSKNTDRDIIIMAPQKDKAKLPDEATVNGWLHTVEQEPMDAYKDVVADKPLLAAKPAAGKITRTEQITEVGVTKYTLSNGVTVLVKPTTFKNNEIGFTAFAPGGTSLYSDADYQSAVYAPGIIDAGGVGDYNSQQLDKYLSGKQLNVAPFISDRTQGFNGSAAPAELETMLQLVYLFYTAPRKDADLFQNIITRLKGSLANRASDPSSIYNDTVNAVLGNYNVRRTGPTLEKIDQINLDRAYAIYKERFADASNFTFLFVGSVDTAVLKPLLETYLGSLPATHKHEEARDLGIHIPAGVIERNVYSGKEDKATVRLVFSGDYQFSEENNSTLQALAKVINLRLLERLREEEGGVYTPNADVNFNKYPAGRYAFTIGFGCAPANVDKLIASALDEINKLKLNGPEEVNLDKYKAESRASLKTALESNGFWINYINSQYQNNEPLGAIYNKGKLLDAVTVQKVQQAAKDYLGGNNYIRLVSLPEKQ is encoded by the coding sequence ATGAACGTAATACATTGGTTAAGCCGGCCGGCGCTGCTATTTACTGCCGGTTACACATTAGCTGCCCTGGGCGCGCAGGCGCAAAAGGGCCATAAGGCCTTACCCCTGGACACTGCGGTGCGCACGGGTAAGCTGCCTAACGGATTTACCTATTATATCAGGCATAACGAAGAGCCTAAAAAGCGCGTAACGTTATACCTGGTAAATAAAGCAGGTGCTATACTGGAAACAGAAGAGCAGCGCGGTCTGGCGCATTTTATAGAGCATATGAGCTTTAACGGCACCACGCATTTCCCTAAGAATGAACTGGTGAACTACCTGCAAAAATCGGGTGTACGTTTTGGGGCCGATTTAAATGCCTATACATCGTACGACGAAACCGTATACCAGCTGCCTTTGCCAACAGATAATAAAGAACTGCTGGACAATGGTCTTACTATTATGCGTGAATGGGCACAGGAAGCCACCCTGGATGCTGCTGAAATTGATAAGGAAAGAGGGGTGATACTGGAAGAGAAGCGTTTGAAAAAAGGCGCGCAGGACAGGATGATGCAGCAGTTTTTTCCGGTGATCATGAACCATTCCCGTTATGCGGATAGAATGCCTATTGGTATTGATACGGTGCTGAAATTCAGCAAGCCGGAAACATTGCGGGAGTTTTATCACGATTGGTATCGCCCCGATTTACAGGCTTTGATTGTGGTGGGGGATATTGATGTGAATGAAATGGAGCAGGTGATTAAGGCCCGTTTTAGCACGCTGGTGAATCCTAAGAAAGAAAAGAAGCGCGTGAAGTATACCATACCGCTTACGGGTAAAAACCAGTTCCTGGTGGTGACTGATCCGGAAATGCCCAGTACTTCTATTGAAATAGTTTCCAAGTTTGAGCAAAAGCCTGTTGTTACCGAAGCGGATTATCGCAACAGCATTGTAGAGATGTTGTTTAACATGATGCTGAGTCAACGCTACAGTGAGTTAGGCAAACAGGCCAATCCTCCTTTCTTAAAAGGGGGCGCGGGCTTACAGGGCTTTTTGGGTGGCCTGCAGATATTCGGCGCCAGTGCGGGTGTAGCCAGTGGTGGATTGGAAACCGGCGTAAAAGCGGTGTGGCGGGAGCTGGAACGTGCAAAACGTTTGGGCTTTACGCAGGCAGAGCTGGACAGGGCTAAGCAGGATTACCTGAGCAAAATGGCTGCCGCGTGGAAAGAGAAAAATAAAACAGGGTCGGATGTATATGTGAAACAATACATGCAATACTTTTTAGCAGGTACGGCAGTGCCGGGGCTGGATAAAGAGTATCAGCTGGTGAATGCGATAGTGCCCGGTATTGCTGTGGCAGATATTAATGCAGTATTGAAAACCTACAGTAAAAACACAGACCGTGATATCATTATCATGGCACCACAAAAAGATAAGGCGAAGCTGCCGGATGAAGCTACTGTAAATGGCTGGTTGCATACAGTAGAGCAGGAGCCGATGGATGCCTATAAAGATGTAGTAGCAGATAAGCCTTTGCTGGCTGCCAAACCTGCTGCCGGTAAAATTACCCGTACGGAGCAGATAACAGAAGTAGGAGTTACCAAATATACCCTTAGCAATGGGGTAACGGTGCTGGTAAAACCTACCACATTTAAGAACAATGAAATTGGGTTTACGGCCTTTGCGCCGGGCGGCACTTCTTTATATAGTGATGCCGATTACCAGTCGGCGGTATATGCACCAGGTATTATTGATGCAGGTGGCGTAGGAGACTATAATAGCCAACAGTTAGATAAATATCTGAGTGGTAAGCAACTGAATGTAGCGCCTTTTATCTCTGACCGCACACAGGGCTTTAATGGCAGTGCTGCGCCTGCTGAGCTGGAAACCATGTTGCAACTGGTGTACCTGTTTTATACAGCTCCCCGTAAAGATGCAGATCTGTTCCAGAATATCATTACCCGTTTAAAAGGTAGCCTGGCTAACCGTGCCAGCGATCCATCCAGCATTTATAACGATACCGTGAATGCAGTATTGGGTAATTACAACGTACGCCGTACCGGGCCTACATTGGAAAAGATTGACCAGATTAACCTGGACAGGGCATATGCTATTTATAAAGAGCGTTTTGCCGATGCCAGCAACTTCACATTCCTGTTTGTAGGCAGTGTGGATACAGCGGTGTTAAAGCCTTTGCTGGAAACCTACCTGGGTTCATTGCCTGCTACACACAAGCACGAAGAAGCGCGTGACCTGGGCATTCATATCCCTGCGGGCGTGATTGAAAGGAATGTATACAGTGGTAAGGAAGATAAGGCTACTGTGCGTTTGGTGTTTAGCGGCGATTACCAGTTCAGTGAAGAAAATAACAGTACGTTACAGGCATTGGCCAAGGTGATAAACCTGCGTTTGCTGGAGCGTTTGCGCGAAGAAGAAGGAGGGGTGTATACACCTAACGCAGATGTTAATTTTAACAAGTATCCTGCCGGGCGTTATGCGTTTACCATTGGCTTTGGCTGTGCGCCGGCGAATGTAGATAAGCTGATAGCTTCTGCACTGGATGAAATTAATAAACTGAAGCTGAATGGCCCTGAAGAGGTGAACCTGGATAAGTACAAAGCGGAAAGCCGCGCTTCGTTGAAAACGGCTTTAGAATCAAATGGCTTCTGGATTAATTATATCAATAGTCAATACCAGAACAATGAGCCATTGGGTGCTATTTATAATAAGGGTAAGCTGCTGGATGCTGTTACCGTGCAAAAGGTACAGCAGGCGGCTAAAGATTACCTGGGAGGGAATAACTATATACGCCTGGTGTCGTTGCCCGAAAAGCAATAG
- a CDS encoding FecR family protein, with the protein MNQTGPERVTFLMQQFAGNSCSRQEMDELMQYVREAENDQLLHSALQQQWSSLQPEEPLYPVNWEGMYDTIVASPATENKVGLSPSPIPLIRRRWWAVAAILLVAAGGIWVWTKTPQQKTPPVIAAAKDIQPGSSGAVLTLADGSKVVLDSAANGNIATQANASITKRDGVISYGGKAPGVAANAPVGQPLMNTLTTPRGRQYKLVLPDGTTAWLNAASSIEYPVSFTGKERNVSVTGEVYFEVAAKSNAPFVVTTPQQQVTVLGTSFNMNAYTNESIARTTLLQGSVLVKIRNSQLKQSSYILEPGQQATGNAGGMLQVRDVHAEQFIAWTKGYFLFDHASVPDVMRQLERWYDIEVSYAGAVPQREFGGKLERNLPLSAVLKMLETSKVHCKVEGRHLTVLP; encoded by the coding sequence GGCAACAGCTGCAGCCGCCAGGAAATGGACGAGCTGATGCAGTATGTGCGCGAGGCAGAAAACGACCAGCTGCTGCACAGTGCGTTGCAGCAGCAGTGGAGCAGTCTGCAGCCGGAAGAACCGTTGTACCCGGTAAACTGGGAGGGTATGTACGATACTATTGTTGCTTCTCCTGCAACTGAAAATAAAGTTGGATTGTCACCTTCCCCTATACCCTTGATCAGACGCCGCTGGTGGGCAGTAGCAGCTATTTTGCTGGTAGCCGCCGGCGGTATATGGGTTTGGACAAAGACACCACAACAGAAAACCCCGCCCGTTATTGCGGCGGCAAAAGATATTCAGCCCGGCAGTAGTGGGGCAGTGCTAACACTGGCAGATGGTAGCAAGGTGGTGCTGGATAGCGCTGCCAACGGCAACATTGCCACCCAGGCCAACGCCAGCATAACCAAACGGGATGGCGTGATCAGTTATGGTGGAAAAGCCCCGGGTGTAGCTGCCAATGCGCCGGTGGGGCAGCCACTGATGAACACGCTTACCACACCACGTGGCAGGCAGTATAAACTGGTATTGCCGGATGGCACTACGGCCTGGTTAAACGCAGCATCCAGTATAGAGTACCCGGTAAGTTTTACGGGTAAGGAGCGTAATGTGTCTGTTACCGGTGAAGTATATTTTGAAGTAGCAGCTAAATCCAATGCGCCTTTTGTGGTAACCACGCCGCAGCAACAGGTTACGGTGCTGGGTACCAGCTTTAATATGAATGCCTATACCAACGAAAGCATAGCACGCACTACGTTGCTGCAAGGCAGTGTGCTGGTGAAAATACGCAACTCGCAGTTAAAGCAGTCCAGTTATATACTGGAGCCTGGTCAGCAGGCTACCGGCAATGCAGGTGGCATGTTGCAGGTTAGGGATGTACATGCAGAACAATTCATAGCCTGGACGAAAGGATATTTTTTGTTCGATCATGCCAGTGTGCCGGATGTAATGAGGCAGCTGGAGCGCTGGTACGATATAGAAGTGAGTTATGCAGGAGCGGTGCCACAGCGTGAGTTTGGTGGCAAGCTGGAACGCAACCTGCCTTTATCGGCAGTGTTGAAAATGCTGGAAACAAGTAAAGTGCATTGTAAAGTAGAGGGCCGTCATCTTACGGTACTTCCTTAA